One genomic region from Deltaproteobacteria bacterium encodes:
- a CDS encoding NADH-quinone oxidoreductase subunit H — MEAKTILYVILAIVLSPILGGLLAGIDRRLTAWCQGRFGPPILQPFYDVIKLLGKERFIVNNWQIFCVHIYLIASILCVALFAMQADLLMIFFVMTIGAVFMVVGALSVPSPYSQLGAQRELIQMLTYEPLLVIVFVGIYFVTGSFKIDAILAYDRPIFLLLPLLYLVLTFALTIKLRKSPFDISASHHAHQELVRGVLTEYSGPYLAILEIAHWYDIVLILAICSLFWSTSLIGMVVLLAITYMAEILIDNVTPRMTWRWMLTYVWAVGISLSFFNMALLYAKSF, encoded by the coding sequence ATGGAAGCCAAAACGATTCTGTATGTCATTCTGGCAATTGTCTTGAGCCCCATTCTTGGCGGCCTGCTGGCCGGTATCGACCGTCGTTTGACGGCATGGTGCCAGGGTCGCTTCGGTCCGCCTATTTTGCAGCCCTTCTATGATGTCATCAAACTGCTCGGTAAAGAACGTTTCATCGTGAATAATTGGCAGATTTTTTGTGTGCACATCTATCTGATCGCGTCCATTCTCTGCGTGGCTCTTTTTGCCATGCAGGCGGATTTGCTCATGATTTTCTTTGTCATGACCATCGGCGCGGTGTTTATGGTTGTGGGTGCCTTGTCCGTGCCTTCGCCGTATTCCCAGCTTGGCGCCCAGCGCGAGCTGATCCAGATGCTGACGTATGAACCGCTCTTGGTTATTGTCTTCGTTGGTATTTATTTTGTCACCGGCAGCTTCAAGATCGACGCGATCCTGGCCTATGATCGCCCCATCTTTCTGCTTTTGCCGTTGCTGTATCTGGTGCTGACCTTTGCTTTGACCATCAAATTGCGCAAGTCGCCGTTTGACATCTCGGCCAGCCACCACGCGCACCAGGAACTCGTCCGGGGCGTGTTGACGGAGTATTCCGGCCCGTATCTGGCCATTCTGGAAATCGCCCATTGGTACGACATCGTGCTCATCCTGGCGATATGCAGCCTGTTCTGGAGCACCAGCCTGATCGGTATGGTCGTGCTGTTGGCGATAACCTACATGGCCGAGATCCTTATTGATAACGTGACGCCCAGAATGACCTGGAGATGGATGTTGACCTATGTGTGGGCGGTTGGAATCAGCCTGTCCTTCTTCAATATGGCGCTTCTGTACGCCAAGTCTTTCTAA
- a CDS encoding NADH-quinone oxidoreductase subunit B, with protein sequence MGFIKDLLHTSRMKSPWLLHFDCGSCNGCDIEILACLTPVYDVERFGILNIGNPKHADVLVVSGTVNPRNAKVLKNIYDQMPEPRAVVAVGACGATGGVFRESYNVLGGVDKIIPVDVYVPGCPAKPEAIIDGVVLALEKLKERQPDKETEPLVADLKKAREFYENRQDRQVVG encoded by the coding sequence ATGGGCTTTATCAAAGATCTCTTGCACACATCCAGAATGAAGTCGCCCTGGCTCCTCCACTTCGATTGTGGAAGCTGCAATGGCTGCGACATTGAAATTCTGGCTTGCCTCACCCCTGTTTATGACGTGGAACGGTTTGGTATTTTGAACATTGGTAATCCCAAGCACGCTGACGTGCTTGTGGTTTCCGGAACGGTTAATCCGCGCAATGCCAAAGTGCTCAAAAATATCTACGATCAGATGCCGGAACCCAGAGCCGTAGTCGCCGTTGGCGCATGCGGCGCAACGGGGGGTGTTTTCCGCGAGTCCTACAATGTGCTGGGCGGCGTGGACAAGATTATTCCCGTGGATGTTTATGTTCCCGGATGTCCGGCCAAGCCTGAGGCCATCATCGACGGTGTGGTCCTGGCCCTGGAAAAATTAAAGGAACGTCAGCCCGATAAAGAGACGGAACCCTTGGTTGCGGACCTGAAAAAGGCCAGGGAATTTTATGAAAATCGTCAGGATCGTCAGGTAGTGGGGTAA
- a CDS encoding NADH-quinone oxidoreductase subunit C: MAFETKNIAKNQLLEEVQTLKNKGYRFVTMSCVDLGDSFDLLYHFELNMQLKHLRITLLKNDTAPSISGIFLAAFLIENESKDHFGVNFEGMALDFGGHLYLEDEVKKFPFCKVTVSKNETAGEGA, from the coding sequence ATGGCATTCGAGACAAAAAACATCGCCAAGAATCAGCTTTTGGAGGAAGTCCAGACGCTGAAGAACAAAGGATATCGCTTCGTGACCATGAGTTGCGTGGACCTGGGCGATAGCTTTGATCTGCTTTATCATTTTGAGCTGAACATGCAGTTGAAGCATTTACGAATCACGTTGCTGAAGAATGATACAGCTCCGAGCATATCCGGAATTTTTCTTGCCGCATTTTTGATTGAAAATGAAAGCAAGGATCACTTCGGCGTCAATTTCGAGGGCATGGCTCTGGATTTTGGCGGTCATCTCTACCTTGAAGACGAGGTTAAGAAATTTCCTTTCTGCAAGGTGACTGTCAGCAAGAATGAAACTGCCGGGGAGGGTGCATAA
- a CDS encoding NADH-quinone oxidoreductase subunit D, whose translation MMSTIVPFGPQHPVLPEPLHLKLVLENEIVKEALPTLGYIHRGLETLASIKDMDQMIQVVERVCGICSCIHAHTYCMCIEGLMGVEVPKRADYLRLIWSELHRMHSHMLWFGLLADAFGMESLFMHVWRLRERVMDVMEATAGNRVIISVNKIGGVRRDLSPDQTRWILQVVNELEQELDKIKPVLTNDYTVRKRTVGVGVLTYQQAYDLGAAGPTLRGSGVAQDVRLIRYGAYKDLDFEPVIEKEGDSWARTMVRFRELYQSIDLIRQLIAKLPGGEIETKVKGKPEGEIVCRAEQPRGEVLYYVKGTGKKYLDRVRIRTPTFANVPPLLAMLPGSEMADVPVIALSIDPCISCTER comes from the coding sequence ATAATGTCGACAATCGTACCTTTTGGACCGCAGCATCCTGTTTTGCCGGAACCTTTACATTTGAAGCTTGTTCTTGAAAATGAAATCGTCAAGGAAGCATTGCCGACATTGGGATATATTCATCGTGGATTGGAAACATTGGCTTCCATCAAGGACATGGATCAGATGATTCAGGTTGTTGAGCGTGTTTGCGGTATTTGCAGTTGTATTCACGCACACACATATTGCATGTGCATCGAAGGTTTGATGGGTGTTGAGGTTCCCAAACGTGCTGACTATCTGCGACTGATTTGGTCTGAATTGCACCGTATGCATTCCCATATGCTGTGGTTTGGTTTGCTGGCCGACGCATTTGGCATGGAAAGTCTTTTCATGCATGTCTGGCGTCTTCGCGAGCGTGTCATGGACGTCATGGAGGCCACGGCCGGAAATCGTGTTATCATTTCTGTTAATAAAATCGGTGGAGTGCGTCGTGATTTGAGTCCGGATCAAACGAGATGGATTCTTCAGGTCGTGAACGAACTGGAGCAGGAACTCGATAAAATCAAGCCTGTTTTGACCAACGATTATACCGTCAGAAAGCGTACGGTCGGGGTTGGCGTGCTGACCTATCAGCAGGCCTATGACCTTGGTGCGGCCGGTCCTACCTTGCGCGGTTCTGGCGTGGCCCAGGATGTGCGTCTGATTCGGTATGGCGCGTACAAGGATTTGGATTTCGAGCCCGTGATTGAAAAAGAAGGCGATAGCTGGGCTCGGACAATGGTCCGTTTCCGGGAATTGTACCAGTCCATCGATTTGATCCGCCAGCTGATTGCGAAGCTTCCTGGAGGGGAAATCGAAACCAAGGTCAAGGGAAAACCCGAGGGCGAGATTGTCTGCCGCGCCGAGCAGCCACGCGGAGAAGTGTTGTATTATGTTAAAGGGACGGGGAAGAAATATCTTGACCGTGTCCGTATCAGAACTCCCACGTTTGCCAACGTACCGCCTCTTCTGGCTATGCTTCCTGGAAGTGAAATGGCCGATGTTCCGGTCATTGCATTGTCTATTGACCCGTGCATCAGCTGCACTGAACGTTAA
- a CDS encoding 4Fe-4S dicluster domain-containing protein has product MLDMTSTIIKNFLSKSHTRLYPYVVREPYDNVRGNLDIKIEECIMCGMCAKKCPSQCITVNKDAKTWEVDPYACIYCGICVDHCPTHCLFMDKNYRKPAKMKENNQLLQTKGPEKKKKAQE; this is encoded by the coding sequence ATGCTTGATATGACTTCAACAATTATCAAGAATTTTTTGTCAAAATCGCATACACGACTTTATCCTTATGTTGTTCGGGAGCCTTACGATAACGTTCGTGGAAATTTGGACATAAAAATTGAAGAGTGCATTATGTGCGGAATGTGTGCTAAAAAATGCCCATCACAGTGCATCACGGTTAATAAGGATGCAAAAACGTGGGAAGTTGATCCGTATGCATGCATTTATTGTGGAATTTGTGTAGATCATTGTCCGACACATTGTCTGTTCATGGACAAGAATTATCGCAAACCCGCGAAGATGAAAGAAAATAATCAGTTGCTCCAAACAAAGGGGCCGGAAAAGAAGAAAAAAGCCCAGGAATAG
- a CDS encoding chemotaxis protein CheX: MDPALAKPFIKATKDVLSAMASLEVVAGTPYVKKNNVATGDVSAVIGITGDKNGTFSISFDRKTAVHIVKQMLGDAIEDILRDVQDAVGEITNMISGQARVGLVEYGLKLQGSTPSVIMGDNHTIAHMTSTLAMAIPFSCEAGSFTLEFCFD; the protein is encoded by the coding sequence ATGGATCCAGCACTGGCAAAACCCTTCATCAAGGCAACCAAGGATGTCCTGTCCGCCATGGCTTCACTGGAAGTCGTGGCCGGAACGCCCTATGTCAAAAAAAATAACGTGGCCACGGGCGACGTTTCGGCGGTCATCGGCATCACTGGCGACAAAAATGGTACCTTTTCCATTTCCTTTGATCGCAAGACCGCCGTTCACATTGTCAAGCAAATGCTCGGCGATGCCATCGAGGACATCCTGCGCGACGTGCAGGACGCCGTCGGCGAAATCACCAACATGATTTCCGGCCAAGCCCGTGTTGGACTGGTCGAATACGGCCTCAAACTGCAAGGCTCGACCCCGTCGGTCATCATGGGTGACAACCACACCATCGCCCACATGACCTCGACTCTCGCCATGGCCATTCCCTTTTCCTGCGAGGCCGGCTCCTTCACCCTTGAATTCTGCTTCGACTAG
- a CDS encoding Hpt domain-containing protein, which yields MEHRVKSHLCRVYGLGLDDVGELFEIGRDTVLDSLGRLERAIIGHDLAEAREVGHMLKGTLYNMGLDDIAELARELEAKAKNGVVMDTEVLFKSIQHKLGELARPR from the coding sequence ATGGAACATCGCGTTAAAAGCCATTTGTGTCGTGTGTATGGTCTGGGGTTGGATGATGTGGGCGAACTTTTCGAGATTGGCCGCGATACGGTTCTGGACTCCCTGGGGCGGCTGGAGAGGGCCATTATCGGTCATGATCTGGCCGAGGCCAGGGAGGTTGGGCACATGTTGAAGGGGACCTTATACAACATGGGACTCGACGACATCGCGGAACTGGCCAGGGAGTTGGAGGCAAAAGCCAAGAATGGCGTCGTGATGGACACGGAAGTCCTCTTCAAGTCCATCCAGCATAAATTGGGCGAGTTGGCTCGGCCCAGGTAG
- a CDS encoding glycosyltransferase: MKNCISKISIIIPVYNEQENLLDLYREVSRAMASQAWPWEFVFIDDGSSDRGLDVIRHLAENDGRVRYVAFEHNCGQTAAFSAGFRFATGNVLVTMDADLQNDPADIPAMLDAYVRGADMVIGWRAKRQDSRVKRCASRFANWVRNGISRETVRDTGCSLKVMRADMARMVPMFTGMHRFLPTLMKLEGAVVVEQRVNHRPRRNGVSKYGIWDRAWSAAYDLLAVRWMQKRHISFRVAETNIK; encoded by the coding sequence ATGAAAAATTGTATTTCCAAAATTTCGATAATAATTCCAGTATATAATGAACAGGAAAATTTGCTGGATCTGTATCGGGAGGTGTCTCGGGCCATGGCCAGCCAAGCGTGGCCGTGGGAATTTGTGTTTATCGACGACGGCAGTTCGGATCGCGGCCTGGATGTAATCCGCCATCTCGCGGAAAATGACGGGCGGGTTCGATATGTCGCCTTCGAACATAATTGTGGACAAACGGCCGCTTTTTCCGCTGGGTTTCGTTTCGCGACGGGGAATGTCCTGGTGACCATGGACGCGGATCTGCAAAACGACCCAGCGGATATCCCGGCCATGCTCGACGCATATGTCCGGGGGGCTGACATGGTCATTGGGTGGCGTGCCAAGCGCCAGGATAGCCGCGTCAAACGCTGTGCATCCCGTTTCGCCAATTGGGTCCGCAACGGCATCAGCCGCGAGACGGTTCGGGACACGGGATGTTCCTTGAAGGTCATGCGCGCGGACATGGCTCGGATGGTGCCCATGTTCACGGGCATGCACCGTTTTTTGCCAACCCTGATGAAGCTCGAGGGGGCTGTTGTCGTCGAGCAGCGGGTCAATCATCGGCCGAGGCGCAATGGTGTCTCCAAGTATGGGATTTGGGACCGGGCTTGGTCCGCCGCCTATGATCTGCTGGCGGTCCGCTGGATGCAAAAACGGCATATCTCCTTTCGGGTCGCGGAAACCAATATCAAATGA
- a CDS encoding lipid A biosynthesis acyltransferase encodes METSSQWWLLAIGFLGQGFFFMRFFWQWLVSERNKKSIIPVSFWYFSLLGSVCLLVYAVLRRDIVFTIGQSTGSLIYLRNLYLIHRERTRLKNVSQMG; translated from the coding sequence ATGGAGACTTCATCCCAGTGGTGGCTTTTGGCCATTGGTTTTCTGGGTCAGGGCTTTTTTTTCATGCGTTTTTTTTGGCAATGGCTCGTGTCCGAGCGGAATAAAAAGAGCATAATCCCCGTCAGCTTTTGGTATTTCAGTTTGCTGGGCAGTGTTTGTCTGTTGGTTTACGCGGTGTTGCGGCGGGATATTGTGTTCACGATCGGGCAATCCACCGGGTCTCTTATCTATCTTCGCAACCTGTATCTGATCCATCGGGAGCGGACCCGGTTGAAAAACGTCAGCCAGATGGGTTGA
- a CDS encoding phosphatase PAP2 family protein: MYFHTPDWEMSLFRWINDTWRNPVFDLILPALSATPFLWALAIGAAILAIHRVQAPLALILGLSMVVGASDLACSFIKDGSQRQRPYHYLSSTWYLDGDTWKQRPVEFMPSTSSRSSYPSAHAANSVAAVWIFRAVYRFKAIWFVPLLIGLSRVYLGKHFPMDIVAGGLIGLAVAVALQPIWLTFFNRVRSRWIRYRLRR, from the coding sequence ATGTATTTCCACACCCCGGACTGGGAGATGTCCCTTTTTCGCTGGATAAACGACACTTGGCGCAACCCTGTCTTCGATTTGATCCTGCCAGCCCTGTCGGCCACGCCTTTTCTTTGGGCCCTCGCCATCGGCGCCGCGATCCTGGCCATTCATCGTGTCCAGGCCCCCCTGGCTCTGATTCTTGGTCTGAGCATGGTTGTCGGAGCCTCGGATCTGGCCTGCTCCTTCATCAAGGATGGCAGCCAACGCCAACGACCCTACCATTATCTGTCCAGCACGTGGTATCTCGACGGCGATACCTGGAAACAGCGGCCCGTGGAATTCATGCCCAGCACCAGCAGCAGATCGTCCTATCCGTCGGCCCACGCCGCCAATTCGGTCGCGGCGGTCTGGATCTTCCGCGCGGTCTACCGCTTCAAGGCCATCTGGTTCGTGCCCCTGCTGATCGGTCTGTCCCGCGTCTACCTGGGCAAACACTTTCCCATGGATATCGTCGCGGGCGGGCTGATTGGCCTGGCCGTGGCTGTCGCGCTTCAACCCATCTGGCTGACGTTTTTCAACCGGGTCCGCTCCCGATGGATCAGATACAGGTTGCGAAGATAG
- a CDS encoding 50S ribosomal protein L34, protein MSKRTYQPSTTKRKRSYGFLVRSRTKNGQAVLRRRRAKGRKRLAV, encoded by the coding sequence ATGAGCAAAAGAACATATCAGCCGAGCACCACAAAACGCAAAAGATCCTACGGATTTTTGGTCCGTTCCCGAACCAAGAACGGCCAAGCCGTCCTGCGCCGCAGAAGAGCCAAGGGAAGAAAGAGATTAGCCGTTTAA
- the rnpA gene encoding ribonuclease P protein component, whose translation MSRLTFPPSYRLTRRPQFTCCYDRGRRFFSKSFVLFVRAREGDALSWRLGLAVSKKIGNSVRRNRVKRLIREFFRLRRHELAISADIVVVPKRGLRVQDLDLARVQSELDPLMQRIAALADPPLLP comes from the coding sequence ATTAGCCGTTTAACATTCCCCCCCTCTTACCGATTGACGAGGCGGCCCCAGTTCACGTGTTGTTATGACCGGGGCCGTCGTTTCTTTTCAAAGAGTTTTGTGCTCTTTGTCCGCGCACGGGAAGGCGATGCTCTGTCCTGGCGTCTTGGACTGGCGGTCAGCAAGAAAATCGGCAATTCCGTGCGTCGTAACCGAGTCAAGCGGCTGATCCGGGAATTTTTCCGGCTTCGGCGGCATGAACTCGCTATCTCGGCGGATATTGTTGTCGTGCCCAAGCGGGGTCTGCGCGTGCAGGATCTTGATTTGGCTCGGGTACAATCCGAGCTTGATCCCCTGATGCAAAGAATTGCCGCCCTGGCCGATCCGCCTTTATTGCCGTGA
- the yidD gene encoding membrane protein insertion efficiency factor YidD: MRKAVVFCISLYQYLISPLYSPCCRFTPSCSEYARQAVMSHGVFRGLGLALLRLLRCHPLCAGGYDPVPTPNTSKRD; this comes from the coding sequence ATGCGCAAAGCAGTGGTTTTTTGTATTTCCCTGTATCAGTATCTGATATCCCCGCTCTATTCTCCGTGCTGTCGTTTCACGCCTTCCTGTTCCGAATACGCGCGGCAGGCTGTCATGTCCCATGGTGTTTTCCGGGGCTTGGGCCTCGCGCTGCTACGGCTGCTTCGTTGTCACCCTCTGTGTGCTGGTGGTTATGATCCGGTTCCCACACCCAACACTTCAAAGCGAGATTGA
- a CDS encoding membrane protein insertase YidC: MDNNKRVILAVVLSLMVLLTWNYFFPSITPLETGNQSTVGQNQTVSPAPAQTQPAAAAEPQTVQFTPVTGGKVTVDTPLYRAVINTSGGVLESFVLKSFKETIAKDSKNIDLVTPQSLTKAPLGLIWNTTPTWAQGEWKVEGGDLNLAEGQTGNLQLTGVMAGVQIVRNLSFVGGSYEIKEEVKVTNTSTAQIQGNVSFSVSSVPLSAEGDQYNLTKVAYLAADELTEEDDSKDLQRGLESPTPVQWAGIESNYFLMALVPTSSDMTARAKLEDNVYRMTIADPLLLDPGVTQLRTCSYYLGPKTDAFLAAMPKNLRASINYGFFDVIAKPLNQFLVFLYGYVGNYGLAIIILTVIIKILFWPLSHKSYKSMEQMKKLQPMMAKIREKHADDREKMNAEIMQLYKTYKVNPAGGCVPMLLQIPVFFALYQALLGAIELRHAAFIPYLPGTDLVWLADLSAKDPYYITPLVMGATMFLQQRMAPPAGDPMQTKIMMFMPVIFTFLFLNFPAGLVIYWLVNNVLSIAQQWLMIRKVK, encoded by the coding sequence ATGGATAACAATAAACGTGTCATCCTTGCGGTCGTTTTGTCCCTGATGGTTCTCCTGACTTGGAATTATTTCTTTCCGTCCATCACCCCCCTGGAGACAGGCAACCAATCAACGGTCGGGCAGAACCAAACAGTCTCCCCCGCCCCCGCTCAAACGCAGCCGGCTGCCGCTGCCGAGCCCCAAACAGTCCAGTTCACTCCTGTCACCGGAGGAAAAGTCACGGTGGACACGCCGTTGTACCGGGCCGTGATCAATACCTCCGGCGGCGTTCTGGAGAGTTTTGTGCTGAAGTCCTTCAAGGAAACCATTGCCAAGGATTCCAAGAATATAGATCTGGTCACGCCCCAGTCCCTGACCAAGGCGCCATTGGGCCTGATCTGGAATACCACCCCGACCTGGGCCCAGGGAGAATGGAAGGTCGAAGGCGGGGATTTGAATCTGGCCGAAGGACAGACCGGCAATCTGCAACTGACCGGCGTCATGGCCGGGGTCCAGATCGTGCGCAATCTGTCTTTTGTCGGCGGATCCTACGAGATCAAGGAAGAGGTCAAGGTCACCAACACCTCGACGGCCCAGATCCAGGGCAACGTCTCCTTTTCCGTGTCCAGCGTGCCTCTTAGCGCCGAGGGGGATCAGTACAATTTGACCAAGGTCGCGTACCTGGCCGCGGATGAATTGACCGAGGAAGACGACAGCAAGGACTTGCAGCGGGGCCTGGAGTCTCCGACTCCTGTCCAATGGGCCGGAATAGAAAGCAATTATTTTCTGATGGCTCTGGTGCCGACTTCCTCGGACATGACGGCGCGAGCCAAGCTTGAAGACAATGTCTATCGCATGACCATTGCCGATCCGCTGTTGCTCGATCCGGGCGTGACGCAGCTGCGGACATGTTCGTATTATCTTGGACCCAAGACGGATGCGTTTCTCGCGGCCATGCCCAAGAATTTGAGGGCCAGCATCAACTATGGCTTTTTTGATGTCATCGCCAAGCCCTTGAACCAATTTCTCGTGTTTTTGTATGGCTACGTCGGCAACTATGGCCTGGCCATCATCATCCTGACCGTCATCATCAAGATTCTGTTCTGGCCGCTGTCGCACAAGAGCTACAAGTCCATGGAACAGATGAAGAAGCTGCAGCCCATGATGGCCAAGATCCGGGAAAAACACGCCGATGATCGCGAAAAGATGAACGCCGAGATCATGCAGTTGTACAAAACCTACAAGGTCAACCCGGCTGGCGGCTGTGTGCCCATGCTGCTGCAGATTCCCGTGTTTTTCGCCCTGTATCAGGCCCTGCTGGGCGCCATCGAGCTGCGTCACGCGGCCTTTATCCCGTATTTGCCCGGCACCGATCTGGTCTGGCTGGCGGACTTGTCGGCCAAGGATCCCTACTATATCACGCCCCTGGTCATGGGCGCGACCATGTTTCTGCAGCAGCGCATGGCCCCGCCGGCCGGTGATCCCATGCAGACCAAGATCATGATGTTCATGCCGGTTATCTTCACCTTTCTTTTCCTGAATTTTCCAGCCGGACTCGTGATTTACTGGTTGGTCAATAACGTGCTCTCCATCGCGCAGCAGTGGTTGATGATCAGAAAAGTGAAATAG
- a CDS encoding KH domain-containing protein, producing the protein MNTYREFQAKTVDQAIEDACRFFDVQRDALEIDIVRGGSSGIFGLGAKKACIRVTRRRPADTAVVENVEESEVPLPEASEDAAETVPSFEDEDEDEPRVSMVLSAEDRAKLEETIRSIVGTLLRPIGGDIRFGVDTSGDPILVHIEDDEYSGLIIGRDGQTITALQYLTNRIVSKAWPRSPRIQLDAGDYRQKQQEQLQGIAVFLSQKAKKSGRVQSTKPLSSFHRRVVHMALQDDHGVQTRSKGEGPMKRVLILPVKRRGSRPFKRQDDEPGVRQS; encoded by the coding sequence ATGAACACGTATCGTGAATTTCAGGCCAAGACCGTTGATCAGGCAATCGAGGATGCCTGTCGGTTTTTTGATGTTCAGCGCGACGCATTGGAAATTGATATTGTCCGTGGCGGTTCTTCCGGTATTTTTGGGCTTGGAGCGAAAAAAGCCTGTATACGGGTCACGCGACGGCGCCCCGCGGACACGGCCGTGGTGGAGAACGTCGAGGAAAGCGAGGTTCCGCTTCCAGAAGCGTCCGAGGACGCAGCGGAGACCGTGCCGTCTTTTGAAGACGAGGATGAAGACGAACCGCGCGTTTCGATGGTTTTATCCGCCGAGGACCGGGCCAAGCTCGAGGAGACCATTCGTTCCATCGTGGGCACCCTGTTACGCCCCATTGGCGGTGATATCCGTTTTGGCGTCGATACCAGTGGCGACCCGATTCTTGTCCATATCGAGGACGATGAATATTCCGGCCTGATCATTGGTCGGGACGGCCAGACGATCACCGCCTTGCAATATCTCACCAACCGGATCGTTTCCAAGGCCTGGCCCCGGAGCCCCAGAATTCAGCTTGATGCCGGGGACTACCGCCAAAAACAGCAGGAGCAGTTGCAGGGCATTGCCGTGTTTCTGTCTCAAAAAGCCAAGAAATCCGGAAGAGTGCAAAGCACCAAGCCATTGAGTTCCTTTCATCGGCGGGTGGTGCACATGGCCCTGCAGGATGATCACGGGGTACAAACCCGGAGCAAGGGGGAGGGGCCCATGAAACGGGTCCTGATCCTGCCGGTCAAGCGTCGGGGGAGCCGCCCGTTCAAACGCCAGGATGACGAGCCCGGAGTGCGTCAGTCCTGA
- a CDS encoding YibE/F family protein — protein sequence MSLPKDARLTILFVILSAILHFAPTGFENRQSGESLRCKGEVVEVDDSQVHTYGIVTAGIQGLSLRLLDGPHAGRVVQAHNEMLGKMDLDKRFAVGDHALVVLSLENGAISHAVAQDYYRLGVEGVLFGLFSLVLLVFSGWTGAKALLSFVFSGYVIWKLLVPAFLHGHDPILTALLLVTLLVGAIIFLVGGLSRRALAAFFGSLLGIIATCALALAFSGPFRLHGAVVPFSETLLYSGFAHLDLTRVFLASIFIACSGAVMDLAMDVATSLEEVLTANPDMHFGQALASGLRVGRVVVGTMTTTLLLAYSGGYISLLMVFMAQNIPMASILNINLVAAEIMTTLVGSFGLVLVAPFTALTGAVLLTRRSMTTPDHGPSLAPLAANE from the coding sequence ATGTCCCTGCCCAAAGACGCCCGGTTGACGATTCTGTTCGTTATCTTATCCGCGATTCTCCATTTCGCGCCCACCGGCTTCGAAAACCGCCAGTCCGGCGAATCCCTGCGCTGCAAGGGCGAGGTGGTCGAGGTCGATGACAGCCAGGTCCACACCTACGGCATCGTCACGGCCGGCATCCAAGGCCTGTCGCTCCGCCTGCTGGATGGCCCCCACGCGGGTCGGGTGGTGCAGGCCCACAACGAAATGCTCGGCAAAATGGATCTGGATAAACGATTCGCCGTGGGCGACCACGCCCTGGTCGTGCTGTCCCTGGAAAATGGGGCCATCTCCCATGCCGTGGCCCAGGATTATTACCGCCTGGGCGTCGAAGGGGTTTTGTTTGGCCTCTTCTCCCTCGTGCTGCTTGTCTTTTCCGGCTGGACCGGCGCCAAGGCCCTTCTATCCTTTGTCTTTTCCGGCTACGTTATCTGGAAGCTGCTCGTTCCGGCATTTCTGCACGGCCATGACCCCATCCTCACCGCGCTCCTGCTGGTGACGCTGCTCGTGGGCGCGATCATCTTTCTGGTTGGAGGGCTGAGCCGACGCGCTCTGGCCGCATTTTTTGGCTCGCTTCTGGGAATCATCGCCACCTGCGCCCTGGCCCTGGCATTCAGCGGTCCATTCCGTCTACACGGGGCAGTGGTGCCGTTTTCGGAAACCCTTCTCTACAGTGGCTTCGCCCATCTGGACCTGACCCGAGTCTTTCTGGCCTCCATCTTCATCGCCTGTTCCGGGGCGGTCATGGATCTGGCCATGGACGTGGCCACCAGCCTGGAAGAAGTGCTGACCGCCAACCCCGACATGCATTTCGGCCAAGCCCTGGCATCGGGACTACGCGTGGGCCGGGTGGTGGTCGGCACCATGACGACAACCCTGCTTCTGGCCTATTCCGGCGGCTACATTTCCCTGCTCATGGTCTTCATGGCCCAAAATATACCCATGGCCAGTATTCTGAACATCAATCTTGTCGCGGCCGAAATCATGACCACCCTGGTCGGCAGCTTCGGGCTGGTACTGGTGGCTCCGTTCACGGCCCTGACCGGGGCCGTATTGCTCACCAGGCGTTCCATGACCACGCCCGACCATGGCCCAAGCCTCGCGCCCCTGGCCGCCAACGAATAA